CCAAGtgcaacttttttttccttttgatgcCAATGGGTCCCATCATGAGCTATCATTCAGCCCCTCTTCCCAACCCTTTTCTCACTCAAACATAATCTATCACTATCAATGAAGTTTTTCAGAAACCGCTGATATACCCATCTACCTTGACGATGCTTAAAACATGTTTCCTTCCACTTCGCTATTGGATCCCCTTcacattttcaattaatttcatGAGGCCTAATACACAATTTCATCGAGAtaatctcttttttaatttacgTGCAAAAATGTATAAAGCATCTATAATCTTTCGGCCTTGTGATAAAAAAGTTGGGCGGACAAagcactttttaaaataaaataaatataatagaatttcaacATGTAATGTTTGCTTTATGATAATTGtgttttattatcaaattaagatatcaatatatatatttttttggatgagaACTAAGAGATCAATTAATTTTGGTATAAGGAGAGTTTGAATCTGAAATatcttattttatagtaaaattctGTTTGTTTTGGCAAAGatgttttctataaaataagtcatttttcaaaaaatattttttataaaattatctcattttcctatgtttggtagtaaccttaaatgagttgaaaaacaatattttaacattctttatttagcttattgtgagatagagttattttctaaaaaaattagtggaaaacaatttctaatgtaagtcatactttttatgttgactaaaaatagttttcatttaacccattttttaatgttatcaaatattggaaaatacaaaaaactatcTTTGCACAATGTTTTCCATCGAAACAAATGGAGTGTAAGAGATTTTAtaagttgagctaactagaatccACTTTCTTGTATCTATTCggtgaataaataaaatttcattccttaatttaagagaaaataataatttgtcacTTTAATTGGATCTTTTAAACCCAAGTATTTGAAATCTAATTCTTAATCTGCTTATCTGCACGTGGTTGACCTGGCTTTTTTCTTGGTTTAAATGGCTTTAGCGTTttgctaataaataaataaaaggaaaataaaaagcttttttttttaatagcttatTTTAATAGGTAGTTATAGTTTcataaagtctttttttttttttttttgatcctaaatagtaaatacaactatatttttgctcaacttattttttaaataaaatgatttaacCCTAAAACAATTGCCATAAATGAATAATTACATAATCAAAACCATCGATATGTCCTTCAGTTTTAAAATAAACTGTGAAATTTTATTTGCATCAGTTCAAAcctataattttgaaattgcagaaatttaaatcttttagaaaaaaaaaattaatggaaatcCACGAAAGGATTTAAACGCCCTAAtttggaaacataaaaaataaaaaataaaaaataaacgtCAATGTATAAAAAAGAGTGATGTAACAACTTAAGAAATCCTAACAGATaagcaaaatttaataaaaatgccACCATTTTATGAGTTCATTTCAACACTAGATACTGCTTAAATTCCCCAAAAAAAGAGATATGAAGTGACATATATGTCTTTTagtattgaaataaattttaggtataatttattttaatttttattactttagtTCGTAATAACgtgttgaaaatgaaaattgaaacacTTAAAAAGTTTAAAGTTTTAATTGAACAACCAAGATTAAACTAGGAGATCATTTGCAATATGTTTTATGAATGATGAAAATTCTCTAAcgaacattttttatttaaaatttatcattttgctAATTGGtaaattgaacaaaaacttAGATGGTGGATGATTGTAAATTAATCTCAAATTAGTGTGTTAATTTATCgattattataatttatccaTGATGTAATGTGAAATTATCAATAGTCAaaattttttggagaagaatcGGTAGTCAATTTAGCTGAATGTACTAAGGATAATATATAGCTTTCAATAAATTAaccagtattttttttttttttctgaggaaaaattaactagtaaaaaaaacctattaatTTAATATGGGTTTTCACAagttcatttttctattttattattttttagattttttttaaataactctttatcatcgtGCCAATacacttatatattttttgtgtaaagaaaaattgaacCCAGATCCCTTATTAAACCCTAGAGATTTTACGAAGaaaaattatctaattaatagtatataatcatgcaagaaaataaaaataatagtaataaaaaaaattaatccacAGTTAATTTATACAATTATGACGGTTTGAGTCTGAAACCACTATGTtcgaaagaagaaaaaaacaaatcaattaaaaaacgATCGGTTTCAAcatctaaataataaataagggtAATTGTTAAAACGAAAAACAAGTGGGTTTACTGAATTTAATAAACACATTTGCACTCCAACGTTATTGAATATATTCATTGCAAccgcaccaaaaaaaaaacaacaacaacaacaaaaaacattgATTTCCCTAAAAATTTGGTAGCCAAAGGATCATTTGCCAAATTCCCAGCAATCCAGAAACAACAGAATATGAAGTCAGGAATAGCTACCCagaggaaatgaaaaaaaaaaaaaaaaaagaaagaaaaaaaaaattccccctATCCAAATTCCAAGCCACATTAAAGTGTAGCCGACAATTTCTAtcaaagtgaaaagaaaaggaaatgtaTTTACATTGGTCAACAATTTCTCCCTAAGACAAGTCAGTACCTAACTTTCTTCTTTATGTCTTTTTCTCAAAACAAGAAACTGTTACTCCTATTCTCATTGGAGGGCCTAACAGTTGAAGCAGGAGGTACTTGTGAGGAAGATGGAACACCAACACCTTCAATCACAAACCCATCAGAGACTACTGATCCCATGTTACTACTGGGTCTTGAGCTTCCGAGTCTTTGAAGAAGAGCATGATCTTGACCATGATGTGTACTATGACTACTATTGTTTCCTAGAGAAAACATGTATTGCTGCTGGCCttgctgatgatgatgatgatgagggtATAGTAACTGTTGTTGAGGCTGTAAATGAAATCCATGACCTGTAGGAGGTAACATCATTgctggatgatgatgatgagctTGACGGTTGGTTCCTAATGCAAAACCAAAGTTTGGTGGTGCACCATGGTGAGCTCCTGAGGCAAAGGGTGCACTAGGGCCGCCAGTGAATTGTTGCACCATGGCTCTGAAATTTGTAGTGTCTGTGTTGAGTAAAGTTGTTGGGGTTCGTCTAGAAGCCCTGGATCTCCTACGTATTGGCTTGGATACACGGCCTTCTGGGCTCAAGTGACCAGTGTTTGCGCTAGAATTGCCGGACCCAATTGGACTATTGGAAGTGACAGTGGTGGTTACAATTGTGGAATCAGACATCTGAGAAGTAGAGAGGTTTTGTTGTTGATAGAATTGGAGCCAGTTTTCAGGGCCAGACATGGTTTCACTCATGGcccccagaagaagaaaaatgaggaAACAACTCTAGGACTTGAACCAAACTCTTCCTTTTGTAAGAAGGAAGGAAGAGAGCGTGGGGCGCTTGGCTATTTATGGAGGCTTCAAACGTGGTCAAAAGTATGACTTTGATTAAAGAGATCATGACCGTTAATTTGGAAACAATGGTAGATTCCAAGTGATGGCACGTGAGACAAGCACGTGGAGGTGTGGCGGAGAAATGTTTGGCATGAGCGGGCTAGCATGATGTGGAATAGACGGGTTTCTGGAAAGTCTTGGAggcaaaattggattttttgtttatttaaggatggaattggaaaaaagatattgatgcgaataatatatatatatatttggttccACGAAGCACCATAAATCACAAGCTTTGTAGATTTTAGATTATAGATATATCACCATGACTTCATCACCCCGGTGGCCACGTAGGCAATGGGGCTCGTGGTGGTAGGTAGACTTTGATGACTTTTATTTGAGGATTCTTCCTAGAACAAGAGGCTTGGGCATGACAAAAtagcatcatttttttttctttttttttttttttttcctttgggtaGATAGGAAGCAACCTAGTATCTTCTTCCAAGCCTTTTATTGCTTCATGGGTcattctcattattattatttttatttattaatttttttttaatctcatttcTTTGGCTAGATAGATGAAGTCAAGTATGAAAAGTATATTTTCTGCAATTCAAAATAAAGTACGGCAGAGAGGGATTAGGTGATACAAGGAAGAAAATGGATTAAGAGTAGGATAGATGTTATCTCGTTTGGAGAAAAATCCAACTTAATTTGTGGTAGTTGAAATGATTATATACGTATACTTTTAGTTGcgtgatttttttaaaacaagtcTTGTgacttatctatatataaaataataggtgaagcagagagagtgtgaaattgaattccaaattagaactctaattttgtgccatatgtctagaatctgaaattgaagttgaattttgcatcatatggctaaatgtatgtgggctcattctcattaaaaccacttctatgtatcgggtcaagtgagttactgtactaattaagttttttcttgattttgtagttAAACGTGAAAACCAAAGAGATTAATATCGGTGATAAGAACTTGGTTTGGATACATTAcataatttccaaaaagatagcaaaggcagagtttgcatctttgttataaattgcttacaAAGTTTACATCTTTACATTGAGTTTCGgattaaagtgctttcttcttggttctgacactgagttttgtttactattcacttacaaagtttgcatctttacatttgttataaattgctaatatgtgattagatgcacattatgcctaaaattcactatccttatatttggttttttgttcAGATTTGGCACCTATAATAATGAAGAAAGCACTGCTGTGGACCGATGGATGATACTTTTTGCAGGCTGCAAAGAAACTTAGTAATCAATGGTATCTCACGCGAATTGGAGAGGACCCGGCTGTAGATGTCTGGATGGTAGATGTGAGtcactatgtttttaaaatgttcagTGAAGGTAAAAGTTatgaacaatttaaattttctggagagagatttattattctatatttacgCAAGTTTGGTTGCCTTCTTGGAGTGGATCACTCCACCCTGTCTTTCTACtggaattttttattcagattgttacaatttaattcgaaattttatttgaattttcctattgttgttactatcatatattatcattccaattgttcaattagaatctaaaattagagtccaattttactatacacgtgtacaatctaattatttttaattttgctgtcATGTGCAAAAgccaatgaaatgaaattaataacacattaaacacTCATGCTTTGGGAATCGGCAGTACCAATCTAAATCCATTGGACCTGCTTCGTGATAATACAACTATGAAGGATGTATAAAAACACGCACAAACCcctctctctataaaaagagattggagagaatttcttttatcaGCCATGGAACTTCAGAGgttttttcttcacacaaatGCCCATCATATTACAAAATGACTCATcgtaaaactacaaaatgagtacaactctgaggttttttatttatttatttaattttaaattttttaagttacgaaaatttcaatcaccaatagagattgaagattcaaaagcgtgaatgaattttttggataaacattgtcaccaaggttcatctttctgtgtaaaatatatatactgctaagttttgttaatgaaattttctgattaataatatgaatttagacttaactaagccttttaaacatgaataaactcatgattaataatatatccattccCGTGCGGTAGCACAGGGCTACGTACTAGTTTTAATAATACGTATGTATGATTATTTCGATCTCCAAATAATGAGTTGGAGGATATTCCTTATTTTCTAAAGTAATttgaaggtaattttttttttttaagattaacTACTTTGTCATTCATACTatttgtggggtccaataatcgACGGGCCAGGCCcgtttgctgatgaagggtccaaaggcccaagcctaaaaaggtcatggccagagttcaagaataaggtggcccaattggcccggagaagcagccgaggacagtgcagtcctcggctgacccaagaaaaagggcagaaaggtaaaggggAGTGCTCGaaggggaaatctaaaatatctaagagaggcttcctttgccaccttccccatgcatatctctgcgcctaacagagccttatccattaactttatcaacaactcttaacgacttaggtctgagactgatgggacaagtatcagtcttgaaagggtcgaccctacacgtggacgaaggaaattgaacgcatgcgagtataaaagaaaaaatatgtaacctaaagagtggctcctccagtcccactgaaaGGAGAAAGGGTTTCAGAGGCAAGTATactggaaccatgcataaatatcttaacaaaactacagccgggtaaacatgacttagcctttcgatcccactctctacaaatgatattgtatgggcccatttacgtgtgaacccaactcaactgcggtttaacgcaaatcgtgtccctacaattggcgccgtctgtgggaaggcttgcgtgttagctcgagcggtggtgaGGTTGAGCTTCTATCGAACAAGGGACTATGAGGATACCTGtatcaccggcgacacattgttgctattccaacataggctcccactaggggctacgttccacggtgtcaacgacatgggcaagcctaggggcttcaaacatcaggccagcttcccccaccttattcgaggagctaaacTTTCGGAAGATAAGCAAATAAAAgaagcttacaagttttggacagaaccaaggccttgtatggtcctcggacccaagcctctagggaaaccaactacttaaaaagaagcttacaagttttggacagaaccaaggccttgtatggtcctcggacccaagcctctggggaaaccaactacttaaaaagaagcttacaagttttggacaaaaccaaggccttgtatggtcctcggacccaagcctctggggaaaccaactacttaaaaagaagcttacaagttttggacagaaacaaggccttgtatggtcctcggacccaagcctctggggaaaccaactacttaaaaagaagcttacaagttttggacagaaccaaggccttgtatggtcttcggacccaagcctctggggaaaccaactacttaaaaagaagcttacaagttttggacagaaccaaggccttgtatggtcctcggacccaagcctctggggaaaccaactacttaaaaagaagcttacaagttttggacagaaccaaggccttgtatggtcttcggacccaagcctctggggaaaccaactacttaaaaagaagcttacaagttttggacagaaccaaggccttgtatggtcttcggacccaagcctctagggaaaccaactacttaaaaagaagaatacaagttttggacagaaccaaggccttgtatggtcttcggacccaagcctctggggaaaccaactacttgaaagaagaatacaagttttggacagaaccaaggccttgtatggtcctcggacccaagcctctggggaaaccaactacttaaaaggaaaagctGTGTTACATGGActctctagtttgccctcggatcctcaacactaAAGGGACCAGTATGGAATGGAGTAACGTGTTGCCAAAAGCATAACCGAAGTCGTGCAATGCTCGGTCGTGCCCttggatgaattatttaaaGCTTGTCGTCCTCAGACAATACGCCCGcgcttattacagaacgttcaaccgtcatctcggttagtttcctaagtttaacttactatgagttattattattctgCCTGATATTGTCCatagattagaattagttggatcgtgtttcaagagttcttgctctaaatactgccgaggagaagcacacacatggagcacaccaactcacaaagtagttttatcaaaggaacagcatgcaaaacaagtaaagaaatcgcCATTTTTTACTAAAGCAATGAGATAGTACAGAGTACAACGAAAAGCTAGAATCAGTTTGTGCCAAAgatcactacataaccaaaaagaagggaatatacaagagaataaagtaaagccgaggaagtagatcagaggagaggttggctacagctccaagattttgttcttcctcaatgctttcacttgcccacaactcaaacagccaaagagacccaacttgagcctgacaccgctgaaggaaaggtacAGGGAGTTGGAAgctgaggggctttctctaaatattcgcccgccacaaggcagaggcgctgatggcggagaatctttcttctgacacaccaaagttctggcatgaacagaacctgcttcggatttcgactaaaagagggagagacatcctTTCCCCTCGATTGAGATGGAGCACACTCTTGAACTTATGcctcctgtgcccatacctcaccaTTTTTAGTCTCATAAGGGTGTGGCGCTTCTGTGACGGAgggagttctttcttcccaactctCGCCTCAAGCATGTTATGCTAAAGGAAGAcagcactgagtataggagctgtgatttgggagaaaactaaGGAATTGGTGCGAGGGTGAAGTGACTTtctcttctatttatttatttaaagaaataaggtggtggcatttaatgcaTGCAATGCCCCCAAGAACACTACGGACAAGATGGTTTAGGCTCAATCTCCAATGCCACCTGTAACCAGGGGATTAAAGGAGTTtctggaaggtgcacctcgagCATTGGGACGCCATAAAGCACCACATAACTATAAACTACGTAAATACCCTTAAAGTTATGGGCCAAGTAAATTCGCGGTCCAGACctgttctgcatgggggcccagggacaATGGCCCCCACCGAGGAATaactgttgccgaggacaacttgCTGCTCagcacctcgtgaaatacctgaggaagaGGAGAAACTAAACTCAAAgaatcttggacagaacctaggccttgtgcggtcctcggacccaagcctatggggaaaccaaatactgaAAAGAATCTAAGTTTAAAGCAGAACCTAGGCGctacgaagtcctcggactcaagccttttgggaaatcaactgctcggatggagaagtttctctgctcaaatactggaaaaggttaaggccagtatGCTCAGGAGATGACGAAATGGCctgatgatcgttagcctaaggaaactACTCATTAAGAAGGTGACATATCCTCGGACAGTTACTTTTTACCCCTTATCTAGCACTTAGCCCCCATCTCGGCTAATTTAAGGTAAGCCTCGTttctcactggtcggattgttatgtcgaatattaataactttattaaagttatgatggcgtctttttattaacaaatatttcaGCCTTAGTTaccattgattcaaatgctatattattgtgccgacttataaaacatgaaaatagaacatgtaaaataaatgaatagtaacttttattaatatggaaaattgttacaacgtacaaagaagggcttaaacaagcctatacaaaaagtGAACTGTCAAAATAACACTAGCATCCGCAGTACAGATAAGTAAATAATCAGCTgccttttaaactcgccttcaaagcttttccaatctctgcctcagtgcCACTCATATCAGGAGAcgaacctttttagaaaaaataaaggacaaggaagaagaattggaacacatggaagcacttcagcaagctcttgttgctgaagaaagcaagggaaaaagaagatggaggacatgagtaggaaggaggagaagaagagggaagcaatgaaaagaaagtaaaaggagcaaaagagggagaaggggagccatattaggtatgctcatgaaaGAGCgaatggagatgacaagggaggttttcgactcagtcacacaggaagtggggtgtgacgagtccctgcttcggattttgactaaaagaggggggAGGCACATCTTGAGTCttcgccatccttgccccgaccgagccatctcaagttttgttagggcatggcgtttctggaaaaggaaggattcattcatggccgactactatggtggatgtattattggataagGAGTAACCAGGCGGAAGAAGTGAACTATAAGAAGGGCCTAAGGGATTCCGATATGAAAGTATCACCTCtggttttctctcttatataAGGGAGTAAGACAAGGGCACGTAACACGTTCTGATCCCCAAGAAAATCTGCGAATAAATGCGCATCTGTTTCGTTCCCCCACGTTATCAGTAACCGTAAGatttgggaggtctcgtaaaaggaagaaattaaaGGCATGctacggataaccaaacggtatAAGCGCATCACGCGTAAACCGAGGGAAAcatctcgtagaccggcgcattcctcggggaggtgaagagtcgccaacgttgatcaagggccgaattaaatgagcagTAATGAAGGCTCggagttaccaaaacccccctctccaaccaagaggccggacagcagggttttgaggggctattgtggggtccaataatcgACGGGCCAGGCCcgtttgctgatgaagggtccaaaggcccaagcctaaaaaggtcatggccagagttcaagaataaggtggcccaattggcccggagaagcagccgaggacagtgcagtcctcggctgacccaagaaaaagggcagaaaggtaaaggggAGTGCTCGaaggggaaatctaaaatatctaagagaggcttcctttgccaccttccccatgcatatctctgcgcctaacagagccttatccattaactttatcaacaactctcaacgacttaggtctgagactgatgggacaagtatcagtcttgaaagggtcgaccctacacgtggacgaaggaaattgaacgcatgcgagtataaaagaaaaaatatgtaacctaaagagtggctcctccagtcccactgaaaGGAGAAAGGGTTTCAGAGGCAAGTATACTGGAACCAagcataaatatcttaacaaaaccacagccgggtaaacatgacttagcctttcgatcccactctctacaaatgatattgtatgggcccatttacgtgtgaacccaactcaactgcggtttaacgcaaatcgtgtccctacactaTTCAAATGACACTTATAGTATTTAGTATTAAGTTTAAAGTCAACTAATTCTTATATATCTCTTCTATATgtcaatttttgtttaaaaatataaggaaaatattttatattatatcaaTAAATTTAAGGCTCGAGTCAAGtgttataaaagaaaaagaaaaagaaaattaaaaaaagggcaAAATAAAGAACCAAAAGTTAAGTTCAAATCATAATGTTACCTATcttaattatatatacatatatatatatatatatatatatattcttgtgtAGTATCTCATTAATGATTATAAAAATGCGTAATGgaatttgaaataattatataataattattttcaagTTAACTTCTAAAAGTTTGGACGCACAAATGGTTTCTATATGGTATAAAATTGttataatttaatcattttatgagTTAATAAAAAACCGATATAAGCTATACTTGAGGTTTATCTAATTATATGAGAATTATAAGTGGAGTTTTACTATGAAAAAATTACAACGTAGTTTAAATAgcaaataaattcaataatggATATGCTTGCTATCTTTTATGGGTTCTCTAacatttaaataacaattttttttagagagttcaATATATGGCGACCGCTcttgataataactctttattatcagattaAGATACTAATCAGTTTTTGTTGTAGGCGGAAATTGAATctcagatcttttattcaactattagacactttactagttgagctaactgggatccacatttaaataaaaattagtattCATACAATTGACATTTTATGATATATATTGGTCAAAGTATTACATATATCATTTGTGTGCGTGCTTGtccatactctctctctctctctttctctctctctctctatatatatatatatatatatgttaatcaTAAATTTTGCCTCAAACTTAAGGAGTCCCACAGATAGTGTTTATTAGGTAATTTCTTTtaggtatatatataagtgATTACAAAAAACTCCAATTATAACTTGACTAGTTGCTTTGGGGTATAAATATAGATGTGGCTAACACTTTCTTCTAGCCATTACATTagacatttttcataaaagaaagcaaaaaagttatataatttttagaaatttctttGGTATATTGTTAAACTTTTAAACCCCATGTCTTATCCCACATCAATATACATTAAgggtttgtttttttgaaaccaaGTAGATAGAAcatgggagagagaaaatgggtaatgagtgtgtttggttgggaggaaaGAGGTGGGAGAAAATTTTTAGGGCTCGAAAGTCTTCCCTCTAGGCCTACCAAAATTCAATCCTTCTAATTCggaaagaaaattcaaacaaaattacCTGGCCATGTTTTGGATGATATTACCCGAGCCTAATTTTTAGATGTTTTGAACTTTTCTGtccttttcttctttgcttcttttgtctttttctatttctaagTTCATTcggtttcttctttcttttgtgctgttcttttctttatttttcttttcttttttattttcttgtatgcTTATCCTTAATTTTCTTAACAATtagttaggttttttttttgtttgtttgtttgttttagtgCGGAAATACCATTCATactacacaattttttaataaaaaaaaagtgttatcttttatttatttaataaggatat
This genomic stretch from Quercus robur chromosome 4, dhQueRobu3.1, whole genome shotgun sequence harbors:
- the LOC126721075 gene encoding VQ motif-containing protein 22-like; amino-acid sequence: MSETMSGPENWLQFYQQQNLSTSQMSDSTIVTTTVTSNSPIGSGNSSANTGHLSPEGRVSKPIRRRSRASRRTPTTLLNTDTTNFRAMVQQFTGGPSAPFASGAHHGAPPNFGFALGTNRQAHHHHPAMMLPPTGHGFHLQPQQQLLYPHHHHHQQGQQQYMFSLGNNSSHSTHHGQDHALLQRLGSSRPSSNMGSVVSDGFVIEGVGVPSSSQVPPASTVRPSNENRSNSFLF